A DNA window from Paenibacillus andongensis contains the following coding sequences:
- a CDS encoding lysoplasmalogenase yields the protein MYRKLLIVAIIFSGLGYLFALSGENMTMRWILKPGTIILMIVLAATMRNAAKPYKNLIIAGLFLSAIGDSFLLLSGNQWFTFGLVAFLVAHLAYVAAFATRWRFSPFHLLALIPIMAYSFLLLRGLQEGMLAGGNAGLWIPVLVYVIVISMMIWSAVISRSWIAIAGAIIFFMSDSLLAWNMFVSSVPWAGYGVMISYYLAQFLLAASIEESKRSVISYANHHSPV from the coding sequence ATGTATAGAAAATTATTAATAGTCGCTATTATTTTTTCAGGCCTAGGTTACCTTTTTGCATTATCAGGTGAAAATATGACGATGCGTTGGATCTTAAAGCCAGGCACTATCATTCTTATGATCGTACTGGCGGCAACAATGCGAAATGCAGCCAAACCCTATAAAAATCTAATCATTGCGGGGTTATTCCTCTCCGCCATTGGTGATAGCTTCTTATTGTTGTCAGGTAACCAATGGTTTACGTTTGGGTTGGTCGCTTTTTTAGTCGCACATCTTGCATATGTCGCTGCTTTTGCGACTCGTTGGCGTTTTTCTCCCTTCCATTTACTTGCTCTTATTCCGATTATGGCATACTCCTTTTTGTTGCTACGCGGACTCCAAGAAGGCATGCTTGCAGGTGGAAATGCTGGATTATGGATTCCGGTGTTGGTTTATGTCATCGTAATTTCTATGATGATTTGGAGCGCAGTTATTAGTAGGAGTTGGATTGCCATAGCAGGTGCAATTATATTCTTCATGTCTGATTCGCTGCTTGCTTGGAATATGTTTGTCTCTTCAGTTCCATGGGCGGGTTACGGAGTGATGATCTCCTACTATCTTGCTCAATTTCTACTTGCTGCAAGCATTGAAGAATCAAAGAGGAGTGTGATCTCATATGCAAATCATCATTCGCCCGTATGA
- a CDS encoding MFS transporter has product MWTYTVNLVRDLSPGVKRFIATESLFGIGVGILGLILNLHLLDLGFSKSDIGRITSMGALTIGLASLPAGFIVKIVGRKTMLVTGMLLAFLSLVLFGFGTSLGTVTAAQLIWSLGITAIVNSEIQLIFQYCRSKKEETSAYSLLFAIFTFFTGLGTWLGGYLPVWLPGNTTLYQFAFFVAGGCLALSGILRGLLLPSTHARVKNAAADDVSGIQPSKPSDRPKRGQTMYFLLLLSLLIFNSGFTFGLLSPFLNVILKFRFQMEDGNISGLLALSGFFFFLGSIIMPYVVERWGSRKTFVFLFLYNMFVVALMALAMPAFVFAVLLLIRGTGFTMLNNLMDSECMSAVAEEERNLFAVMRTVSRSIGNTIASYWAGYILAGNHYSLPFLLTAVAILAGYAVYAWFVQGMLDRRLKGQS; this is encoded by the coding sequence ATGTGGACGTATACCGTAAATTTAGTTCGTGATTTATCTCCTGGAGTAAAGCGGTTCATCGCGACCGAAAGCTTGTTTGGCATCGGAGTGGGCATTTTAGGCCTCATCCTGAATTTACATCTCTTGGACCTCGGCTTCTCCAAAAGCGACATCGGCAGAATAACGTCGATGGGTGCTCTGACAATTGGCCTGGCTAGTCTGCCGGCAGGTTTCATCGTGAAGATCGTTGGGCGCAAAACGATGCTCGTCACCGGTATGCTCCTGGCATTCCTGTCACTCGTGCTCTTTGGCTTCGGAACCAGCCTTGGCACGGTTACCGCAGCGCAGCTCATCTGGTCGCTCGGCATTACAGCGATCGTGAACTCTGAGATTCAGTTGATCTTCCAATATTGCCGAAGCAAGAAAGAAGAGACGAGCGCGTATTCGTTGTTGTTCGCCATATTTACATTTTTTACCGGCCTTGGCACATGGCTCGGCGGCTACTTGCCGGTTTGGCTGCCAGGGAATACCACGTTGTACCAGTTTGCATTCTTCGTTGCTGGCGGATGCTTAGCACTCTCAGGTATATTAAGGGGATTGCTGCTTCCGTCTACACATGCAAGGGTGAAAAACGCAGCGGCAGATGATGTCAGCGGCATTCAACCATCGAAGCCTTCGGACAGGCCGAAGAGAGGGCAAACGATGTATTTTCTGCTGCTGCTTTCGCTGCTTATTTTCAACTCCGGCTTTACGTTCGGGCTGCTTAGCCCGTTCCTGAACGTCATCCTGAAATTCCGGTTTCAGATGGAGGACGGCAACATCTCCGGTTTGCTCGCGTTATCCGGATTTTTCTTCTTTCTCGGCTCAATCATTATGCCGTACGTTGTAGAAAGATGGGGCAGCCGCAAGACGTTCGTGTTCCTGTTTCTGTATAACATGTTTGTCGTGGCGTTGATGGCGCTCGCTATGCCGGCCTTCGTATTTGCAGTACTGCTGCTCATTCGCGGGACGGGCTTCACGATGTTAAACAACCTGATGGACAGCGAATGCATGTCGGCTGTCGCTGAAGAAGAGCGCAACTTGTTCGCAGTCATGCGGACGGTATCGCGGAGCATCGGCAACACGATCGCCTCATACTGGGCGGGTTATATTTTGGCTGGAAATCATTATTCGCTGCCCTTCCTTCTTACGGCGGTTGCTATACTAGCGGGGTATGCCGTTTATGCGTGGTTCGTGCAAGGCATGTTGGATCGGAGACTGAAAGGACAGTCTTGA
- a CDS encoding AIM24 family protein: MTFTISNLTDNSNVEIKEKLRSFSVLEYKQDLSSTTVADAQSNFYMSKSNMKKRQVIIELNGEIMMSAGAMQYYVGNIEMITGVKGAGGLFRNLVSGAVTVESAIKPVYKGTGTIMMEPTFKYLWLIDVDNDHIVLDDGLFLACETTLQIQMVSRKNVSSTVLGGEGLFNLSAKGKGVLVLEAPIPSEEAVIVELTNDVLKVDGNFAMMWSHSLDFTVERSGKTLLGSATSGEGLVNVYRGTGLVWLAPLSSYK; the protein is encoded by the coding sequence ATGACATTTACGATTAGCAATTTAACGGATAACAGCAATGTCGAGATCAAAGAAAAATTGAGATCCTTTAGTGTACTTGAATATAAACAGGATTTGAGCAGCACCACGGTCGCGGACGCACAGTCCAACTTCTACATGAGCAAAAGTAATATGAAAAAAAGGCAAGTCATTATTGAGCTGAACGGTGAGATCATGATGAGCGCCGGTGCGATGCAATATTATGTCGGCAATATCGAGATGATAACAGGGGTAAAAGGAGCGGGGGGCTTATTCCGAAATCTTGTTTCAGGAGCCGTAACCGTGGAAAGTGCGATCAAGCCCGTTTATAAGGGGACAGGCACCATCATGATGGAGCCAACCTTCAAATATTTGTGGCTGATCGATGTCGACAACGATCATATTGTCTTGGATGATGGTCTTTTTTTAGCCTGCGAGACGACGCTGCAAATACAAATGGTATCCCGCAAAAATGTGTCGTCAACTGTTTTGGGAGGAGAAGGATTATTTAATCTTAGCGCCAAAGGCAAGGGAGTGCTCGTATTGGAAGCGCCGATCCCGTCGGAAGAAGCGGTCATTGTGGAACTGACGAACGATGTCTTGAAAGTGGACGGAAATTTTGCAATGATGTGGTCGCATTCATTAGACTTCACGGTTGAAAGGTCTGGCAAAACGCTGCTCGGATCAGCCACATCTGGTGAGGGGCTTGTCAACGTGTACCGAGGGACGGGTCTCGTTTGGCTAGCGCCGTTATCTTCCTACAAATAA
- a CDS encoding alpha-L-rhamnosidase has translation MSIVKKLRCEYKENPIGIDCRQPRISWQIQSDKRSWLQAAYHIQISQDIEFKNLLWNSEKVLSNQSVHVEIHNLVVEKYKRYYYRVKVWSDQGEQTDWSDIAYWEMGLLQSSDWIADWISAPTEQFPLETEICPLLRHTFQVNGHVQRARIYATSLGLYEMKLNGLNVGEQAFAPGWTSYKHRLQYQTYEVTDLLTNGGNAIGVMLGNGWYKGKLTGREKKNMYGDRTAFLMQLHIQFTDGTEEIITSSPSWRAAESPVLMSEIYHGETYDARLEKINWSTAAYDDADWFPVELLQHSKDMVVAQENEPVRKIEEISPIALITTPSGETVIDMGQNMVGWVRFTIQGQSGQEVTLQHAEVLDQEGNFYTDNLRNAKQAIRYVLKGGEPEVYEPHFTFQGFRYVKLAGFGESIQLANFTSIVLHSAMERTGYFQCSDPLINQLQHNILWGQKGNFLDVPTDCPQRDERLGWTGDAHMFIRTSAFLMNVAPFFSKWLHDLEADQLENGGVPFVIPHVLSENSHSSAAWGDAAVICPWVIYQCYGDKRILEQQYESMKAWVSYIRKQGENEFLWNTGFHFGDWLALDAKPDSYIGATDRDFIATAFYAYSVSLLAKTAKVLSKEADWELYTRLYAQVRHAFQHEFVTPSGKLSVPTQTANVLALMFDLLDGTAKERAVKKLLELLEESKFHLTTGFVGTPYLNLVLSQIGHTESAYKLLFQQDYPSWLYQVTKGATTIWEHWDGIKEDGSFWSRDMNSFNHYAYGAIGEWLYRCVAGIDVDEDAPGYKHIHIKPQPGPGLTWAEAKLDSMYGWIHTEWRQLSEHAMGITLSIPPNTTASVLLPNARETNLRENGELLEQTTGIRGIRQTESGVSLTLGSGTYRFTY, from the coding sequence ATGTCAATCGTTAAAAAACTGCGTTGCGAATACAAAGAGAATCCGATCGGAATTGATTGTAGGCAACCCAGAATTAGCTGGCAGATTCAGTCCGATAAACGCTCATGGCTTCAAGCAGCTTATCACATACAAATTTCGCAGGATATCGAATTTAAGAACCTCCTCTGGAATTCAGAGAAAGTCCTCTCAAATCAATCCGTTCACGTCGAGATTCACAATTTGGTAGTAGAAAAATACAAGCGCTATTATTACCGTGTCAAAGTTTGGAGTGATCAAGGCGAACAGACAGATTGGTCCGATATCGCTTATTGGGAAATGGGATTGCTTCAATCCAGTGATTGGATAGCCGATTGGATCAGCGCTCCGACTGAGCAATTCCCTCTGGAAACAGAGATATGTCCGTTACTCCGACATACGTTTCAGGTGAATGGTCATGTACAACGTGCTCGAATCTATGCGACTAGCTTGGGGCTATATGAAATGAAATTGAACGGCTTAAACGTGGGAGAACAGGCTTTCGCTCCCGGCTGGACCAGCTATAAACATCGTCTTCAGTATCAGACTTATGAGGTAACGGACTTATTGACAAACGGAGGAAATGCGATCGGTGTCATGCTTGGAAATGGGTGGTATAAAGGGAAATTAACTGGGCGTGAAAAGAAAAATATGTACGGAGATCGTACGGCCTTTCTCATGCAGCTGCACATTCAGTTTACAGATGGAACAGAAGAAATTATAACATCCAGCCCAAGTTGGCGAGCAGCTGAAAGTCCCGTCTTAATGTCCGAAATTTATCATGGGGAGACCTATGACGCTCGCTTAGAGAAAATAAATTGGAGTACGGCAGCCTATGATGATGCGGATTGGTTTCCTGTGGAGCTGCTACAGCACTCAAAAGATATGGTGGTGGCACAAGAAAACGAGCCTGTTCGCAAAATCGAAGAAATCTCCCCAATTGCCCTCATCACAACACCGTCTGGAGAAACGGTCATCGACATGGGACAAAATATGGTCGGATGGGTACGTTTTACGATTCAAGGCCAGTCAGGTCAGGAAGTGACGCTGCAGCATGCTGAAGTCCTGGATCAGGAAGGCAACTTCTATACGGATAATTTGCGAAACGCGAAACAAGCCATCCGATACGTGTTAAAAGGTGGAGAACCTGAAGTCTATGAGCCTCATTTCACCTTTCAAGGATTCCGTTATGTGAAGCTCGCCGGTTTTGGCGAGTCTATTCAGCTTGCCAACTTTACTAGTATTGTTCTTCATTCCGCTATGGAACGCACAGGCTATTTTCAATGCTCGGATCCGTTAATCAATCAGCTGCAGCACAATATCCTCTGGGGTCAGAAAGGCAACTTTCTTGATGTGCCGACCGATTGTCCGCAGCGGGATGAACGTTTGGGATGGACGGGAGACGCTCACATGTTTATCCGTACCTCCGCTTTTTTAATGAATGTAGCCCCATTTTTCAGCAAATGGTTGCATGACTTAGAAGCCGACCAGTTAGAAAATGGAGGTGTTCCCTTCGTTATTCCGCATGTATTGAGTGAAAACAGTCATTCGTCAGCCGCTTGGGGAGACGCAGCCGTTATATGTCCGTGGGTCATTTATCAATGTTATGGTGATAAGCGGATTCTGGAACAGCAATATGAGAGCATGAAAGCATGGGTATCCTATATACGCAAACAAGGTGAGAATGAATTCCTTTGGAATACTGGCTTCCATTTTGGCGATTGGTTAGCTTTGGACGCGAAGCCAGATAGCTATATTGGCGCCACGGATCGAGACTTTATCGCAACGGCTTTCTATGCCTACTCCGTTTCATTGCTCGCGAAAACAGCAAAAGTGTTATCAAAGGAAGCCGATTGGGAATTATATACGCGCTTATACGCTCAAGTACGTCATGCTTTTCAGCACGAGTTTGTCACCCCATCTGGAAAGCTATCTGTCCCTACACAGACTGCCAACGTATTGGCGCTCATGTTCGATCTTCTGGATGGAACCGCAAAGGAGCGAGCGGTCAAAAAGCTTTTGGAGCTCTTAGAAGAAAGCAAGTTCCATTTGACCACCGGCTTCGTCGGAACTCCTTATTTGAATCTCGTCTTAAGCCAAATTGGCCATACGGAATCGGCGTATAAATTATTGTTTCAACAAGATTATCCATCCTGGCTCTACCAAGTTACCAAAGGGGCCACCACGATATGGGAGCATTGGGATGGCATCAAGGAAGACGGCAGTTTCTGGAGCAGGGACATGAACTCGTTCAATCACTACGCTTACGGCGCGATTGGCGAATGGTTGTACCGCTGTGTTGCCGGTATTGATGTAGATGAAGATGCACCGGGTTATAAGCATATTCATATCAAACCTCAGCCAGGTCCAGGATTAACTTGGGCAGAAGCGAAGCTGGATTCTATGTATGGATGGATTCACACTGAATGGCGGCAGTTAAGCGAGCATGCAATGGGAATTACGCTAAGTATTCCTCCGAATACGACGGCCTCAGTCCTTCTTCCGAATGCTAGAGAAACAAACCTTCGCGAGAATGGCGAATTGCTTGAACAAACCACTGGCATTAGGGGAATTAGGCAAACAGAATCAGGTGTATCACTGACACTTGGTTCAGGGACGTATCGTTTTACTTATTAA